Part of the Thermoleophilia bacterium genome, CCCCGAGCACGTAGGCGCGCGATGCCCTGAGGCCACCGTCGCTCACATCGGGCGCGCGATGTTCGGCCCCCGCCGTCCCCACCAGAACGCGCTCGGAAGTCCGCGTCGGCTCGCTGGCGAACACCTCCATGCCCGGATGCAGATCCCCGGCCGGAATCTCCCCGATCGGCGTGATGATGATGTGGTTCGGGGTGCAGGTGAGCACGCGATCTCCGTCCCCACCCGAGATCCGGATGCGGAGGAAGTTCTCGGCGAGACCGTTGTCGTACCAGTTGACCACGCGGCGTGGCTCAACTCGACCCGTCGCGGGATCAAGCGACATGACCTCCACCGGGAGGCGGTCCGACACGATTCGCCCGATCGGCATCGTGGTGCCGTCCGCCAGCAGAATCGGGGCGTCATGGTGGAAGCATCCGAACATCACGCCGATCTTCTCGCGCAACTGGTTCGTGAATACGCAGATGGTGCCCGCGCGGTTGAGGGTTCCCGCGAGCTTTCGCAGCGCCTGCGACATGAGTCGCGCCTGCAGCCCCATGTGGGTGTCCCCCATTTCACCCTCGATCTCCGCCTTCGGCACGAGGGCCGCCACGGAGTCGATGGCCACGATGTCGAGGGATCCGGACCGAACTAGGAGGTCGGCGATCTCAAGTGCCTGCTCGCCGTGGTCGGGTTGCGACACCAGCAGTTCATCCGTGTTGACCCCGATGCGGCGCGCATAGGCCGGGTCGAGTGAGTGCTCCGCGTCGATGAATGCTGCGAGTCCACCACGTTTCTGCGCCTGGGCCATGACGTGGTAGAGGAGCGTGGTTTTACCGGATGCCTCCGGGCCGAAGATTTCCACGATGCGACCCCGGGGGAGGCCACCGATCCCGAGCGCGATGTCCAACGCGAGGGACCCGGTGGGCACGTAGTCGATGTCGGAAAGGGGCATGTCGCCCATCCGCATGATCGAGCCCTTGCCAAACTGCTTCTCGATCTGCGCAACCGCCGAACTCAGCGCCTCAGTCCTATCCACCGTCCATCCCCCTGTGCCTGGCCCCGTGGGGCCTCGAATCGTCGTCGCAGAACGGACAGGACCCTAACGGCCCGTCCGGCGTATCGAGAACATATGTTCGCATGTGGTCCGGATGTTCCTTCCCACGGACCGCGAACCTACGGGGGACACGCGCATGCGGGCACCACGGACCGTTCCACTTCGCGCGCGGACGCGTCGCCCTCAGGCCCCGATGACCTCGCGCAACAGGTGCAGTGCCATCGTGGAGGCCGACGCGCGTATGCGCTCCCGATCACCGGGGAGGTGCAGCTCTCGGGCGGTGGCGACGTTCGGCCCCGACACCCCCACGAACACAAGCCCCACCGGCTTGTCGGGAGTGCCACCCCCCGGCCCGGCGATACCGGTGATCGCCACGCCCCATGCCGACCCCACGGCCACTCGGACACCAGCGGCCATGGCGATGGCGCACGGGGCCGATACCGCGCCGTGCAGCTGGATCACGTCGGGTGGGACCCCGAGCAACGCTTCCTTCACGGCATCGTCGTACGCCACGATCCCCCCCCGGTACCACGCGCTCGCACCCGGAACGCGAGTCAGGCGTGCCCCCACCGATCCCCCGGTACACGACTCCGCCGTGGCGACGGTCTCGCCCCTCGCAACGAGGGCCCGCCCGATCACTTCCTCGACCTCGCTCCCGTCTGTGGAGACAACGGCACCGGGGAACGCCGCCTTGAGAATCCTGACGAACGAATCCGCGGCCGGGCCAGCGGGACGAACGGTCACGTCGAGTTCGCCCGGGCGCGCGCACACCCCCACATCAAGACCCATGCCCTCCGGCGGATGGACCCGCAGGATCTCGATGATGTCCGCCTCCACCACGCCCGACATGCGGACCTCGATCGGCCCGTGGGCCGAGTCTCGGCCGATTATTCCCGCGACGGGCGGCGTCGCGCAGGCCGACTGAAAGGACGCCATACACTCCCACGGGGGGCCGGGCAGCACTACGACAACGGTCCCCCCGGATGTGAGGACCACCCCCGGTGCGGTCCCGGGGGGGCTTAGTACCAGAGCGCCCTCGGGTACCGTCGCCTGCTTGCGTATCCCCACCGCTCTCGTCCCGGGCTGGCCTCGGGCCGGAACGGATCCCATGGCCAGGATCACCATCGCCTCAGCATCCTGGTCGACATGAAGCGGGCGGCCCACCGCGAGGGCCACGGCCTCCATGGTGCGATCGTCGTGCGTGGGACCGAGCCCTCCGGTGGTCACCACGAGATCCACCCCCAGTCCGCACGCCTCAGCGACCGCAGATCGGATTTCTCCCACACCGTCGCCCACCACCGTGACACGAACGATTTCGACACCCGCGGCCACGAGACGGGCGGCCACCGACGCGCCATTCCGATCTCGCACCCGTCCCTCCAACACCTCGGTTCCGGTCACGACGATCGCCGCCGTGGCAGGCATCAGCCCGCCGGCAGGCGCTCGGCGCCGGAGCGGGATATAACGAAGGTTCCGGTGCCGCCGGTGATCCGGAGGGGCGAGCCATTGAGAGTCACCGCGATCGCCGCCGGGTTGCCCATGCGCACCCAAGCGAACTTCGTAATGATGAACCGGTGCGTCGCACCCGGCACGAGGACACCGCTATAGACGGTGGCCCCTGTTTCGGACCCTCGCCGCACCTCAAGGTAGGCGCCCTGTTGTCCCCGGCCGGTGAACCTGATGTCCATGGCGGCCGTTGTCGGCCTAGGCGTCGTGGACGTGCGCACTTCGGGGACCACTGATGACGGCGGGACGGAGGTCGTGCCCCCGACGCCCATCCAACCGAGAAGGGCAATGCCCATGACGCCACCGATCGCGAGCCACAGCAGTTTCGCTTCACGCCGACGCGGTCGGCCATCCGCCCGGCGCTGGGCGCGACGACGCCCGTCGGACGAGATGGCCAGCAACAGGTCTCCGTAGCGGGACTCGTATTCATCGAGGGCGAGTAACGGGTCGAGGCCCAGATACGTGGTGTACGCCCGGAGGAACCCGCGTACGTACGACGGATCCGGGAGACGGTCGAACTGCTCGTCCTCCATCGCTCGGAGGTAACGCACCCGGATCCGGGTGCCAGCTTCGGCAGTCGGAAAGTCGATGCCCTGGCGTACCCGGGCGTTCTTGAGGCTGTTACCGATCTCATACATACATAGGTGGAATCCCCGCCCGTCGCGCTGCAGGGCGACGCTAGCACCCCCCGGTACCCAAACGAGATCGGGGCACCCAGTACGGGGCTCGACACGTCGAGGGTGCGGCTAGTCGTCCGCAGACACGTCCGCACCCACGGTGGCGACGCCGAGGACCCGGTCGATCTCGCCCTCGCCGATCAGCACGGTACGAGGGCGGGAACCCTCATACCCGGAGATCACGCCGAGGCGCTCGAGCGAATCCACGAGGCGCCCGGCGCGGGCGTACCCCACTCCCAAACGCCGCTGGAGCAGCGAGACGGACGCCGTCCCCTGCTGCACGACGGTCTCCACGGCCTTCGGGATAAGCTCGTCGCCACCGAACATCACATCGGCGTCCGGGACATAGCGGCGCTCAAGCAATTCCTCGTGCAACTCCGGACGTCCCTGGCGCCGCCAGTGATCCGTGATCGCGAGGATCTCCTCCTCCGAGACGTAAGCACCCTGTAGGCGCTGAAGGCGCGAAGTTCCCACCGGACGAAAGAGCATGTCGCCGTCCCCGAGCAGCGACTCCGCGCCACCGGCGTCGAGGACAACCCGCGAATCCACCTGCGACGACACCGCGAACGCGATGCGTGACGGCACGTTGGCCTTGATCATCCCGGTGATCACATCCACCGACGGGCGCTGCGTCGCCAGCAGGAGATGGATCCCCACGGCACGACTCTTCTGCGCGAGGCGGATGATCGCGTCCTCAACCTCTCCCGGGGACACCATCATCAGGTCGGCGAGTTCGTCGATGACCACGAGGATGTGCGGGACGGTGCTGAGGCCCTGCGGGCGGCGGATGGCATTCCAGTCCGCGAGGTTCCGAGCACGGGCCGCCCCCATCAGTTCGTATCGGGCCTCCATCTCCCCCACGATGTTGGACAACACCGCCGTGGCGTTCTTCATGTTGGTCACCACGGGGGTGAGGAGATGCGGGATGCCCTCGTAGTGGTTCAGCTCGACCTTTTTCGGATCGATCATCACCAGACGCAGATCGTCGGGAGTGGCCCGGAGGAGGATGGAGGCGAGGAGGACGTTGATGCAGACGCTCTTCCCCGTGCCGGTCGAACCCGCGATGAGCAAATGCGGCATGCGGGCAATGTCGAGGTACACCGCCGTGCCGCCGATGTCGAGACCGAGCCATGCAACCAGAGGCCCTGCGTCGGAGGGGAACTCCCGCCACACGTCGCCCAGCGTCACCAAGCTCGCGTCGGGGTTCGGCACCTCCACACCCACCGCCTGCTTACCGGGGATGGGCGCGAGGATTCGCAGTTCGGCCGTGGCGGCGAGCGCGTAGGCAAGGTCGTCACGCAGCGAGGAGACGCGTGAGACCTTGGTGCCCGGCGCGAGGCGCAACTCATACCGCGTGACGCGCGGGCCGGACACCGTGTGGGTGATGTCGGCGGTCACCCCGAATTCCGCGAGCG contains:
- a CDS encoding nicotinamide-nucleotide amidohydrolase family protein; this translates as MPATAAIVVTGTEVLEGRVRDRNGASVAARLVAAGVEIVRVTVVGDGVGEIRSAVAEACGLGVDLVVTTGGLGPTHDDRTMEAVALAVGRPLHVDQDAEAMVILAMGSVPARGQPGTRAVGIRKQATVPEGALVLSPPGTAPGVVLTSGGTVVVVLPGPPWECMASFQSACATPPVAGIIGRDSAHGPIEVRMSGVVEADIIEILRVHPPEGMGLDVGVCARPGELDVTVRPAGPAADSFVRILKAAFPGAVVSTDGSEVEEVIGRALVARGETVATAESCTGGSVGARLTRVPGASAWYRGGIVAYDDAVKEALLGVPPDVIQLHGAVSAPCAIAMAAGVRVAVGSAWGVAITGIAGPGGGTPDKPVGLVFVGVSGPNVATARELHLPGDRERIRASASTMALHLLREVIGA
- a CDS encoding helix-turn-helix domain-containing protein, yielding MYEIGNSLKNARVRQGIDFPTAEAGTRIRVRYLRAMEDEQFDRLPDPSYVRGFLRAYTTYLGLDPLLALDEYESRYGDLLLAISSDGRRRAQRRADGRPRRREAKLLWLAIGGVMGIALLGWMGVGGTTSVPPSSVVPEVRTSTTPRPTTAAMDIRFTGRGQQGAYLEVRRGSETGATVYSGVLVPGATHRFIITKFAWVRMGNPAAIAVTLNGSPLRITGGTGTFVISRSGAERLPAG
- a CDS encoding DNA translocase FtsK yields the protein MVVVGIHLIVRIPVFDTTPFRIGAGIAGAAILLGLASGIFGVGMETSGGWFVMRDMQATGGVTGAGLWWSAANTVGAVGANIVTVLGIAAGMVLMSGASLGDALRGSGRSVATAGAAVGRGVATATVTTVRGGRRAGGEARAIARTLATPTTRRTDEDYLDDDPAYDSGVRRDEDWPTPVSIDDGRSLFVGTDAHDVLDDPFDGDDEMLGDDVFLPVALPGVDPGDDEARDEDPRGGVVENIHTAPSNGPRGGWKPPSRRTLVRSSGVSTMSASLVRATSRRLVEALAEFGVTADITHTVSGPRVTRYELRLAPGTKVSRVSSLRDDLAYALAATAELRILAPIPGKQAVGVEVPNPDASLVTLGDVWREFPSDAGPLVAWLGLDIGGTAVYLDIARMPHLLIAGSTGTGKSVCINVLLASILLRATPDDLRLVMIDPKKVELNHYEGIPHLLTPVVTNMKNATAVLSNIVGEMEARYELMGAARARNLADWNAIRRPQGLSTVPHILVVIDELADLMMVSPGEVEDAIIRLAQKSRAVGIHLLLATQRPSVDVITGMIKANVPSRIAFAVSSQVDSRVVLDAGGAESLLGDGDMLFRPVGTSRLQRLQGAYVSEEEILAITDHWRRQGRPELHEELLERRYVPDADVMFGGDELIPKAVETVVQQGTASVSLLQRRLGVGYARAGRLVDSLERLGVISGYEGSRPRTVLIGEGEIDRVLGVATVGADVSADD